A region of Nostoc sp. 'Peltigera membranacea cyanobiont' N6 DNA encodes the following proteins:
- a CDS encoding NIL domain-containing protein produces MKKRVTLTFPKRAVQMPVTYVLAKEFNVAANIIRAQVAPNQIGKLVVELAGDIDQLDAAIEWMRSRHVNVSYTLGEIAIDEDVCVHCGLCTGVCPTEALTLHPETYKLTFTRSRCIVCEQCIPTCPVQAISTNL; encoded by the coding sequence GTGAAAAAAAGAGTAACACTCACCTTCCCGAAACGCGCTGTGCAAATGCCAGTCACTTATGTACTGGCCAAAGAGTTCAACGTCGCTGCCAATATTATCCGCGCCCAAGTTGCCCCAAATCAAATTGGCAAACTGGTAGTGGAACTAGCTGGAGATATCGATCAATTAGATGCCGCTATCGAATGGATGCGATCGCGGCATGTTAATGTTTCTTATACTTTAGGCGAAATTGCGATCGATGAGGATGTGTGTGTCCATTGCGGCTTGTGTACTGGGGTTTGTCCTACTGAAGCCCTGACTCTCCACCCTGAGACGTATAAACTGACATTCACGCGATCGCGTTGTATTGTCTGCGAACAGTGTATCCCCACTTGTCCCGTACAAGCAATCTCTACTAACCTTTAA
- a CDS encoding DUF3616 domain-containing protein — MSNSHLCNQVLLTFVDNFKEHREDLSAVLLTHQKYLWLGSDETSTIERLSLADTDKFTEHQQFRVAEFIDLPAPENQEVDIEGLAYTDDYLWFVGSHSYKRKKPKLDDKTDVQNFKRLAKIESEPNRYVLGRIPLIDGKLFSSYPHPQNPDVQLSAAKLEITEQGNLLMTALADDPHLGLFIKALIPGKDNGFDIEGIGVYQNRIFLGLRGPVLRGWAVILEIELEDSSAGILKLRQIGEAKELYKKHFIWLNGLGIRDLCVDGKDLLILAGPTMDLDGPMQVYRWTNGVNLRENIFSNPDFVQDIPYGNREDRAEGMALFQDVAGIPSLLVVYDSPAKTRLVGDGGVLADVFKLE, encoded by the coding sequence ATGTCAAACTCACATTTGTGTAATCAAGTTTTATTGACTTTTGTAGATAATTTTAAAGAACATAGAGAAGACTTATCAGCAGTGCTGCTAACACATCAGAAGTATTTATGGTTAGGGTCAGATGAAACCTCAACTATTGAGCGGCTATCTTTAGCTGATACTGATAAATTTACAGAGCATCAACAATTTAGAGTAGCAGAATTCATCGACTTACCTGCACCAGAAAATCAAGAAGTTGATATAGAAGGACTTGCTTACACTGATGATTATCTATGGTTTGTTGGTTCTCATAGCTACAAACGTAAAAAACCCAAACTCGATGATAAGACTGATGTCCAAAACTTTAAAAGGCTGGCAAAAATTGAGTCAGAACCTAATCGTTACGTCTTAGGACGGATTCCTTTAATAGACGGGAAGTTATTCTCATCTTACCCACATCCCCAAAATCCAGATGTGCAGTTGAGTGCTGCTAAACTAGAGATAACGGAACAGGGTAATTTGCTGATGACAGCTTTGGCAGACGATCCCCATTTAGGCTTGTTTATCAAAGCATTAATTCCAGGAAAAGATAATGGTTTTGATATTGAAGGAATAGGTGTTTATCAAAACCGGATTTTTTTGGGTTTGCGTGGGCCTGTATTGCGGGGTTGGGCTGTGATACTGGAAATTGAGTTAGAAGATTCTAGCGCTGGAATTCTAAAACTGCGGCAAATTGGAGAAGCGAAGGAGTTATATAAAAAGCATTTTATCTGGTTGAATGGCTTGGGAATTCGGGATTTGTGTGTAGATGGAAAAGATTTGTTGATTTTAGCCGGCCCAACGATGGATTTAGATGGGCCCATGCAAGTGTATCGTTGGACAAATGGTGTTAACTTACGAGAAAATATCTTCAGCAATCCAGATTTTGTACAAGATATTCCCTATGGAAACCGGGAAGATCGTGCTGAAGGAATGGCGCTGTTTCAGGATGTAGCTGGTATACCTTCGCTATTGGTGGTTTATGACTCTCCAGCCAAAACTAGGTTGGTGGGTGATGGTGGTGTATTAGCAGATGTGTTTAAGCTGGAATAG
- a CDS encoding CHAD domain-containing protein, with amino-acid sequence MKLATKPTVKTLGDYAYQAIQKHVKKTWKWEKSVKKDEDPEALHQMRVGMRRLRTAVTRFELALDLSKPVSDKNIGKIARRLGNLRDLDVLKESLENNYKPKLPRKEQESLQTAFTALAKQREDVLSSVQKTLKDESYKSLKETLDKWLDKPSYLPLASITIQQVLPDLLLPEVSNFLLHPGWLVGTQFVDSELKIQKNWEPEKIEKQLTTEGEILHSLRKEAKRIRYQMELFTDLYGESYEAYLTEVKSIQEILGTMQDSAVLTDWLANVFKSEIQTELPTLATLLTENRYQSWQQWQPLQERYLKAETRHSFHLTILHPLSGVIN; translated from the coding sequence ATGAAATTAGCTACAAAACCCACGGTAAAAACTCTAGGGGACTACGCCTACCAAGCGATTCAAAAACACGTTAAGAAAACCTGGAAGTGGGAAAAATCAGTAAAGAAAGACGAAGATCCAGAAGCACTGCATCAAATGCGAGTGGGGATGCGTCGCTTAAGGACAGCTGTAACTAGGTTTGAGCTAGCGTTAGATTTGTCGAAACCAGTCAGCGATAAAAATATCGGTAAAATAGCCCGTCGTCTTGGTAATCTCCGAGATTTAGATGTACTCAAAGAAAGTTTGGAAAACAATTACAAACCAAAATTACCCCGCAAAGAACAAGAATCTCTACAAACAGCTTTCACGGCTTTAGCTAAACAACGTGAAGATGTACTATCGAGTGTGCAGAAAACGTTAAAAGATGAATCTTACAAGTCTTTAAAAGAGACATTAGATAAGTGGTTGGATAAACCAAGTTATCTACCTTTGGCATCTATTACTATTCAGCAAGTACTACCAGATTTACTTTTACCAGAAGTTAGTAACTTCTTACTGCATCCAGGTTGGTTAGTTGGCACTCAATTTGTCGATTCAGAACTGAAGATCCAGAAAAACTGGGAACCAGAAAAGATCGAAAAACAATTGACAACAGAAGGCGAAATTCTTCATAGTTTGCGAAAAGAGGCTAAACGCATCCGCTACCAGATGGAGTTATTTACTGACTTATATGGCGAGTCTTACGAAGCTTATCTTACAGAAGTGAAAAGTATCCAAGAAATTTTGGGTACGATGCAAGATAGTGCAGTCTTAACTGACTGGCTTGCAAATGTATTCAAATCAGAAATTCAGACTGAGTTGCCTACTCTTGCTACTTTGCTAACTGAAAATCGTTACCAGTCGTGGCAGCAGTGGCAGCCTTTGCAAGAACGGTATCTGAAAGCTGAAACTAGGCATAGCTTTCATTTAACAATACTGCACCCGCTTTCAGGAGTAATAAATTAA
- a CDS encoding B12-binding domain-containing radical SAM protein, with amino-acid sequence MNVLLLYPRFPKSFWSFEKTLALLDRKAMLPPLGLVTVAAILPQEWEYKLVDRNVRDCTEAEWAWADLVIMSAMIVQKEDLLCQILEAKRRGKRVAVGGPFPTALPDEMTSAGADYLILDEGEITLPLFVAAIARGDRTGIFRSGGEKPDVTNTPTPRFDLLEFEAYAEMSVQFSRGCPFQCEFCDIIVLYGRKPRTKNPEQILAELDYLYKLGWRRSIFMVDDNFIGNKRNVKLFLKSLLPWMVEHNYPFSFATEASVDLAQDQELMDLMVVCNFGAVFLGIETPDEESLTFTQKYQNTRDSLSDAVNKITRSGLRVMAGFIIGFDGEKVGAGARIVKFVEQTAIPTALFSMLQALPDTALWHRLEKEGRLRNKSANINQTTLMNFVPTRPLEDIAREYVQAFCDLYEPERFLERTYKHFRLLGEATYPNKGKGRKKQLNWKVLRALLVICWRQGVRRQTRWQFWRYLWSMYRHNPGGVSSYLAVCAQIEHFLEYRQIVRDEIEAQVAEFLEAEARVKLETQVMVSL; translated from the coding sequence ATGAATGTTCTACTTCTATATCCCCGTTTTCCAAAAAGTTTTTGGTCTTTTGAAAAAACACTGGCTTTATTAGACCGTAAAGCAATGCTACCGCCTTTAGGTTTGGTAACTGTAGCCGCGATATTACCGCAAGAATGGGAGTATAAGCTAGTAGATCGAAATGTTCGCGACTGTACAGAGGCAGAGTGGGCTTGGGCAGATTTGGTGATTATGTCGGCGATGATTGTGCAAAAAGAAGATTTGCTCTGTCAGATATTAGAAGCAAAACGCAGAGGTAAACGAGTCGCTGTAGGTGGGCCTTTCCCGACAGCGTTACCAGATGAAATGACATCCGCAGGCGCAGATTACTTGATATTAGACGAAGGGGAAATTACCCTACCCTTATTTGTAGCAGCGATCGCACGCGGCGATCGCACAGGTATCTTTCGTTCTGGCGGTGAAAAACCAGATGTTACCAACACTCCCACCCCTCGCTTCGACTTGCTCGAGTTTGAAGCTTATGCAGAAATGTCAGTGCAATTTTCTCGTGGATGTCCCTTTCAGTGTGAATTCTGCGACATTATTGTGCTGTACGGACGCAAACCTCGCACCAAAAACCCAGAACAAATATTAGCAGAACTAGATTATCTCTACAAACTGGGTTGGCGGCGCAGTATTTTTATGGTGGATGACAACTTCATTGGTAATAAGCGGAATGTCAAATTATTTTTGAAGTCTCTTCTGCCCTGGATGGTAGAACATAATTATCCTTTTTCTTTTGCTACAGAGGCTTCAGTTGATTTAGCCCAAGATCAAGAACTGATGGACTTGATGGTAGTGTGTAATTTTGGAGCCGTTTTTCTGGGAATTGAAACCCCCGACGAAGAAAGTCTCACTTTCACTCAGAAATACCAGAATACGCGAGATTCACTCAGTGATGCGGTGAATAAGATTACCCGCTCAGGGTTACGAGTCATGGCAGGCTTTATCATTGGGTTTGATGGCGAGAAAGTAGGAGCCGGTGCGCGAATTGTCAAGTTTGTTGAGCAAACAGCAATACCCACAGCCTTATTTAGTATGTTGCAAGCGCTTCCAGATACAGCCCTCTGGCATCGATTAGAAAAGGAAGGACGACTCCGCAATAAATCGGCCAACATCAACCAAACCACGTTGATGAACTTTGTTCCAACTCGACCGTTAGAAGACATTGCTCGTGAATATGTGCAGGCTTTCTGTGATTTGTATGAGCCAGAGCGGTTTTTGGAGCGTACATACAAACACTTCCGTCTTTTGGGTGAAGCAACCTACCCGAATAAGGGCAAAGGTAGGAAGAAACAATTGAACTGGAAAGTCCTCCGAGCATTGCTAGTAATTTGCTGGCGGCAAGGTGTACGTCGTCAAACGCGCTGGCAATTCTGGCGTTACTTGTGGAGTATGTATCGGCATAATCCGGGTGGAGTGAGTAGCTATTTAGCCGTTTGTGCCCAAATTGAGCATTTCTTGGAGTATCGCCAAATTGTCAGGGATGAAATTGAGGCTCAAGTGGCTGAATTTTTGGAAGCAGAAGCTAGGGTAAAACTTGAAACACAAGTGATGGTTAGTTTGTAG
- a CDS encoding DUF2891 domain-containing protein: MPSDNLEISEAIAAQFAQLVLDCIGREYPNSNLYWADSDEDIKPPRQLTPAFYGCLDWHSAVHGHWLLVRLLRHFPEASFNTASKQALSQSLTPEKIQGEIAHFQRLPFYEFPYGVAWFLQLTAELHEWNHPQGKEWRVVLEPLEKLIADNLQRWIDRLRLPNRTGMHSQTAFALGLMLDWARITENADFIQLVENKVRQFYLSDRNYSLQFEPLGYDFLSPGLAEADLMRRVLPTTDFTDWLTDFLPQIPIDNSANWLEPAIVDNPQDYMQAHFYGLNLSRAWMLDGIISGLANSDRRIETLRSTALHHRQHGLTDVVIEHYAASHWLGTFAIYLLTNRGLQGQII, from the coding sequence ATGCCATCGGATAATTTGGAGATTAGTGAAGCGATCGCAGCACAGTTTGCTCAATTAGTGCTGGATTGTATCGGGCGGGAGTATCCCAACAGTAATTTGTATTGGGCTGATAGCGACGAGGATATCAAACCACCGCGTCAATTGACTCCCGCTTTTTATGGCTGTTTAGATTGGCATTCAGCCGTACATGGTCATTGGTTGCTGGTACGTCTGTTGCGTCACTTCCCCGAAGCCTCATTCAACACAGCTTCAAAGCAAGCACTTAGCCAGAGTTTAACACCTGAGAAGATTCAAGGAGAAATTGCCCACTTCCAACGGCTACCTTTTTATGAATTTCCTTACGGTGTAGCATGGTTTCTGCAACTGACTGCGGAACTTCACGAGTGGAATCATCCTCAAGGGAAAGAATGGCGGGTTGTATTGGAACCGCTAGAAAAGTTGATTGCAGATAACTTACAGCGCTGGATTGACAGACTGAGACTTCCAAACCGCACAGGGATGCATAGCCAAACAGCTTTTGCACTTGGTTTGATGCTAGATTGGGCAAGGATTACCGAAAATGCTGATTTTATTCAGTTAGTAGAGAACAAAGTACGGCAATTTTATCTTAGCGATCGCAACTACTCCTTACAATTTGAACCCCTTGGCTACGATTTTCTCTCCCCTGGACTTGCTGAAGCAGACTTAATGCGGCGAGTCTTGCCAACAACAGATTTTACCGACTGGCTGACTGATTTTCTTCCCCAAATACCCATTGATAATTCAGCAAATTGGTTAGAACCTGCAATAGTAGATAATCCCCAAGATTATATGCAAGCCCACTTCTACGGACTTAATCTCAGTCGGGCTTGGATGCTTGATGGTATTATATCTGGATTGGCAAATAGCGATCGCCGCATCGAAACACTCCGCTCTACTGCCCTTCACCATCGTCAGCATGGACTAACAGATGTTGTAATCGAACATTATGCAGCTAGTCACTGGCTAGGAACTTTTGCTATTTATCTTTTAACGAATCGCGGGTTGCAAGGGCAAATTATTTAA
- the gap gene encoding type I glyceraldehyde-3-phosphate dehydrogenase produces the protein MTKLKVGINGFGRIGRLVLRAGIDNPNIEFVGINDLVPPDNLAYLLKYDSTHGKLKHKVEAKEDGILIDGHFIPCVSVRNPAELPWGKLGADYVVEATGLFTDREGAANHLKAGAKRVIISAPTKDPERVTTLLMGVNHHLFDPSKDIIVSNASCTTNCLAPIAKVINDNFGLTEGLMTTVHAMTATQPTVDGPSKKDWRGGRGASQNIIPSSTGAAKAVALVLPELKGRLTGMALRVPTPDVSVVDLTFKTAKATSYKEICAAMKEAAAGSLAGILGYTDEEVVSTDFQGDTHSSIFDAGAGIELNSNFFKVIAWYDNEWGYSNRVIDLMLSMSQKEKLAPTAVV, from the coding sequence TTGACTAAATTGAAAGTTGGTATCAATGGCTTCGGTCGAATCGGGCGACTCGTGCTTCGCGCTGGCATCGATAATCCCAATATCGAGTTTGTAGGCATTAACGACCTAGTACCACCAGATAACCTCGCTTACCTATTAAAGTACGACTCAACCCACGGTAAATTAAAACATAAGGTTGAAGCCAAGGAAGACGGCATCCTCATTGACGGACATTTCATCCCTTGCGTGTCGGTGAGGAATCCAGCAGAGTTACCTTGGGGAAAATTAGGTGCAGATTATGTCGTGGAAGCCACCGGACTCTTCACCGATCGCGAAGGAGCCGCAAACCACCTGAAAGCAGGTGCAAAGCGTGTAATAATTTCCGCTCCCACTAAAGATCCAGAGAGAGTTACTACCTTACTGATGGGTGTCAATCATCACCTATTTGACCCCAGCAAAGATATCATTGTCTCCAATGCTAGCTGCACTACAAACTGTCTAGCTCCTATAGCTAAGGTTATCAATGACAACTTTGGGTTGACTGAAGGGTTGATGACCACAGTTCATGCCATGACTGCCACTCAGCCAACTGTAGACGGTCCCAGTAAGAAAGATTGGCGGGGTGGTCGAGGTGCAAGCCAGAATATTATTCCCTCTTCCACAGGCGCAGCTAAAGCCGTAGCACTGGTTTTGCCAGAATTGAAGGGTAGATTGACTGGTATGGCATTGCGAGTTCCGACTCCCGATGTCTCTGTAGTTGATTTAACTTTCAAAACTGCCAAAGCCACTAGTTATAAAGAAATCTGTGCTGCCATGAAGGAGGCTGCCGCAGGTTCACTAGCGGGTATTTTGGGCTACACAGATGAAGAAGTAGTTTCCACAGATTTTCAAGGCGATACCCATTCTAGTATCTTCGACGCAGGTGCTGGGATTGAGTTGAATTCAAACTTCTTCAAGGTAATTGCCTGGTATGACAACGAGTGGGGTTACTCGAATCGCGTGATTGACCTGATGTTGTCTATGTCACAAAAGGAAAAACTCGCTCCGACAGCTGTTGTATAA